The Actinoplanes sp. N902-109 genomic interval CCGACCGAGAGTGCCGCCACGGTCGGGGCCGGCGCCACCGGCTGCGCCGGGGTGGTGATGCCGCTGACCGCAAACGCGCTGGTCGCCTGTTTGGTCACGAAACCCCAGGACAGGTGGGCGTCGCCGCCGTTGCCCCAGCCGGCGCCCCACGAGTTGCGGATGTAGACGCCCTGCGCGTCGTAGCCGTACACGGCCACCATGTGACCGCCGAGGCTGGACCCGGTCGTCGTGCTGTAGAGGCTGTGCTTGCCGAGGTACATGAAGTCCCGGAACACCGGCATGCCCATGGCCACCGGGGTGCCCGAGGCCAGCGCCTGCTCGATCCCGAGCTGCGCGCCGGTGCCCTGGCCGGCCCCGTTGAACAGCCTGCTCCAGCCGCTCACCCGGTAGTTCTTCGCGTTGGTGATCTCCGCCGCGGTCGGCGCCTGCTGCCAGTTCGCGGTGCCCTGCCAGTAGTCGTCCTGGGTGTCGATGCCCGCGGACTGGGCGTTGGCCAGCACCCAGTCGGCGACCAGACCGGCCGACGGCGCGCCACCCTTGGCCACGTTCTGCATGTACAGGAACAGCGGCGCGTACGGCGCACCGGCACCGTTGGTCCGGTTCGCCCAGTAGCCCATGATGCTGTAGCCGATGCTCCACGCGACACAGGCACCGATCTGGCCCTGGTCACTCACGACCGGGGCGTACTCGCGCAGGTCGACGCTCGCGGGCAGCACCTCCTGGGCGCGGACCCCGGCGTACGCGGCGGTGCGGCCGGAGCTGGGCAGCAGCCCGCCGACCGCGTGCGGGAGGGACTTGGGGGCAGCCTGAGCCGGGGTGACCGCCACGGTGGCGGGCAGAGCGGTCAGGACGGCGGCGGCGAGCAGCAGCCTGCGCCGGGTCAGCGCGCGTTCGAACAGGCGCATCCGTCGGTCCTTCCTCAACATGAGATCAAGGCCCGCACCATCGGCACGGGTGCAGCCGGGTTGAGGAGAACCCACTAGCGTTGCCCCGGTGTGGAAGAACTGGCGCTTCGCCGTGGCGGTGGCGGTAACCCTCCCGGTCGTCGCCTGCTCGTCGACCCCCCGCGCCGCGGCCCCGCAGCCCGGCGCGTTCACGCCCACCCCGATCGTGGTGCCGAGCCCGTCGGTCTCGCCCTCGGCGGCCGACTGCGTCACCCGGACGGTGCAGGGCATGTCGCGGGCCGAGCGCGCCGGGCAGCTGCTGATGGTGGGCACGCCGGTGGACAAACCGCGACCTCTGGCCCGTACCGTCAGCGACCTGCATCTGGGTGGGGTCTTCCTGGCCGGGCGCAGCACCCGCCCGGCAACCGACCTGCGCGCCGACATCGCCGTGCTGACCAAGGCCGGTGCGGTGCCCCCGCTGGTCGCGCTCGACCAGGAGGGCGGCAGCGTCCAGACGTTGAAGGGCAAGGACTTCCCGCTGCTGCCCTCGGCCCAGCGGCTCGGCGCCGGCTCCTCCGGCAAACTCCGCGACACGGTCCGGGACAGCGCGCGCGGCCTGCACGACATCGGCATCACGCTGAACCTGGCCCCGGTGGCCGACACCGTGCCCGCCGACATCGGCCTGGCCAACCCGCCCATCGGGGCCTTCCGCCGGCAGTACGGCTCGGACCCGGCGCAGGTGTCCACCGCGCTCACCACGGTCGTACCGGCGTACCAGGACGCCGGGGTGCTCACCGTGCTCAAGCACTTCCCCGGGCTGGGCCGGGTGCGCGCCAACACCGACGTCGCCCGGGACGTGACCGACGCCCGGACCAGCGCCACCGACCCGTACCTCGAACCGTTTGCCGCGGGCATCAAGGCGGGCTCGGCGGCCGTGATGATCTCCTCGGCGCGCTACCCACGGCTGGACCGCGACACCATCGCGGCGTACTCCCGGCCGGTCATCACCGGGCTGCTCCGCGACAAGCTGGGCTTCACCGGCATGGTGGTCTCCGACGACCTCGGCGCGGCGGACGCGGCGAGCATCGTCCCGGTGGGCGAGCGCGCGGTCAAATTCGTGGCGGCCGGCGGCGACCTGGCGCTGACCATCCGCCCCCAGGACGCCGGGCCGATGGCCGAGGCCCTGATCGACCAGGCCGGCAAGTCGGCGGACTTCGACGCCCGGGTCACCGACGCGGCCCGGCACGTGCTCGCCGCCAAGAGCCGGGCCGGCCTGCTCACCTGCCGCTGACCAGCACGGCGCCGCCGACCGGACGGATCAGAATGGTTGCGGTTTTCTCTCAAGCCGGGGCCGCGTCCGGCGATGAGGCGCGGCATGAGCGGCACGAGCCTCGCGGAGACGCCGCAGTCCCCGATCCGGGCGGCTGCTGTGCAGGTGGGTGCGCTGCTCGAGCAGGCCGAGGAGGCCCGGCTGCGCGGTGACTACCGGGCCGGGACGGAGCTGGCGCGGCAGGCGGCTGCGCTGGCCGCGTCGGCCGGCGATCCGCGGGCTCAGGCCGAGGCGCTGCGGTCGCTGGGCAACCAGCTGATCCGGCTCGGCGATCAGGAGGCGGCTGTCACCGCATGCCGGGAGGCTGTCGCGGTGCTGGAGACGGCGGGCGACATCGCGGCGATCTGCGAGGTGCTCACCGTGCAGGCGATGCCGTTGAACGGGCTGGGCATGCACGAGGAGGCCCTGGAGGCGCTGGGCCGGGCCCACGACCTCGCCCAGCAGCTCGGCGATCGCGACCTGCTGTACTGGGTGCACAACCGGATCGGGGTCGTGCACGGCAGCATGGGCAACCGGAACCGCAGCACGGAATACCTGATGAAGGCCCTGACGATGGCCGAGGGCATGGATGACGAGGCGCGGTTCTGCATCCTCAACAACCTCGGCGACAACGCGGTCTACCAGGTGCCGCAGCTGCGGGCCGCGGGCGCCGAGGAGGCCGCGGGGGCGGCGCTGCGCGAGGCCCTGGGCTACGTCGACGAGGCGCTGCGGCTGGCCCGCGCCGCGAAGCACCCGTTCCGCGAGTCGATCTGCCTGGACAACTACGGCATGCTGCGGGCGCTCGACGACGATTTCGACACCGCCGACCGGATGATCGAGGACTCCCGGGCCATCGCGGCGATCCACGGTTACCGCTCGCTGGAGTCCGGGGCGTTGCAGCACCAGGCGCAGGTGCGGCTGATGCGCGGTGAGTGCGCCAAGGCCATCGAGGGGCTGCTGGCGGCGCTGGACCGGGCCGTCGAGGCCGGTGAGACGCCGATGGCCATGGAGATCCACCACGAGCTGTCGCAGGCGTACGAGATGGTCGGCGACTTCGCGGCGGCGCTGCGCCACTACAAGACGTACCACGAGCTGGAACGCACCGCGCACAACGACGTGGCCGCGGCCCGGGCCCGGATGGCGGTGCACCAGTTCGAGCTGGACAACGCCCGGCTGGAGGCCGAGCTGGCCCGGGTGCGCAGTGCCGAGCTGGAAGCGGCGACGCTGAGCTGGCAGCGCCAGGCCAGCGAGGACCCGCTGACCGGGCTGCCCAACCGCCGGCACGCCGAGCAGCGGCTGCCGGAGATGCTCGGCACCGGTGGTCCGCTGTGCGTGGCGATCGGCGACGTGGACCTGTTCAAGGGGGTCAACGACCGGTTCGGGCACTTCGTCGGCGATGAGGTGCTGCGGCAGATCGCGGCGGTGCTGCGCGACAACGTCCGGGACAACGACCTGGTGGCCCGGCTCGGCGGCGAGGAGTTCATCGTCGGGCTGGACGGGGTGGATGCCGCGGATGCCCGGGCGCGGTGCGAGGTGCTGCGCGCGCAGGTGGCCGCGTACCCGTGGGAGAGCTTGCAACCGGGCCTCCGGGTGACCATCAGTTTCGGTCTTGCCGTGGTGCCCGGCGAGGGTGACCTGGCCGCCGGCCTGGTGCTGGCCGACCAGCGGCTCTACGAGGCGAAGCGGGCCGGGCGCAATCGCGTCCAGGGGTGATCGACACCACAGCCCAAGGTCAGCTAGGCGACATCCCGCATCAGGGACCCCGGTTCGTGAATCTGCTTTCCGAACACGGCCGAGGGGGACGTGTTCGCCGCCCGCCCGGGGCACCCGGGCGGGCGGTGTCCCGCGACGGGGAAGGTACGCACAGTGAAGCGTCACCAGCGCGAGAACTACTATGTGGTCGGTGAGGGGATCCTGACCACGGACGGTAAGAACGCGGTCTGTGAGCGCCCGTCCACCGAGGCGGCGCTCCGCAAGTTCCGGTTCTCCCGGATCGGGCCCCAGGGGGAGCCGCTCGATCCCGGACTGCTGGAGAAGGTGGCGACGGCCATGACCGCCGCGCCGACGGGCACGCCGCCGGTCCAGCCGGTCGCCGACCCGCCGGTGCCGGCCGCGTTCACCTATCTGGGCCAGTTCGTCGACCACGACCTGACCCTGGACAACACGGCGGCGGCGCTGGGCGACCACGTCACCGTCACCGAGCTGCTGCAGGGCCGCTCCCCCGCGCTCGACCTGGATTCCCTGTACGGGCGGGGGCCGGACGACCGCGACGACGACCGCTTCTACGCGCCGGACAAGGTGAAGCTGCGGGTCGGGCAGACCGCCGCGATCCCGATCGACCCGGCCACCAACGTCAACCTGAACGGCTTCGACCTGCCCCGGGTGACCCAGGGCTCGACCAAGGCCGAACGCCAGCGTGCCCTGGTGCCGGACGCGCGCAACGACGAGAACCTGATCGTCGCGCAGACCCACCTGGCGTTCATCCGCTTCCACAACGCGGTGGCCGACCGGCTCGCCGACCAGGGTGTGCCCAGCCGGCTGCTGTTCCGCCGGGCCAAGGAGCTGGTCGTGCGGCACTACCAGTGGCTGCTCAAGACCGACTTCCTGCCGCGGGTGGTCGACCCGGCGATCGTCGAGGACGTGTTCACCAACGGCCGCACGTTCTTCGAGACGCCGGCCACCGGCCCCAACGGCGGGCCGGTCCACCGGATCAAGGCGGGCGACCGGCCGACCATGCCGATCGAGTTCTCGGTGGCGGCCTACCGCCTGGGCCACAGCATGGTCCGGGCCGGTTACGACTGGAACAAGCTGTTCGCCCGGGGCGCCGGCACCCTGCCGCTGCTGTTCACGTTCAGCGGCACCAGCGGCAACTTCAACCCGGCCGCCCCCGACCCGAGCGACCCCGAGACCGGGCTGTTCGAGCGGCTGCCGACCAACTGGGCGGTGGACTGGCGGCGGATGGCCGACTTCGGCGAGGCCGGGCGCACCGACCTGGCCGGCCCCAACGGGGTGAACAATGCCCAGCGCATCGACACGCTGCTGGTCAACCCCCTGTCGCTGCTGCCCAAGGGCACGTTCGGCGGGGTCGGCACCACACCCCCGGACATCCAGCGCAACCTGGCCTTCCGCAACCTGACCCGGGCCGGCATGGTCAACCTGGCCAGCGGCCAGCAGATGGCGGACTTCATGGGTCTCGCCCCGCTGACCCGCGACCAGATCCTGACCGGCAACGGCGGCGCGGCCCTCGACCCGCTCACCGACGAGGAGAAGGACACCTTCGCCGCCCGTACGCCGCTGTGGTTCTACATCCTGCGCGAGGCGGAGCTCAACGGCGGCCGGCTCACCGGGGTCGGCGGCCGCATCGTCGCCGAGGTCTTCCACCGGGCCATGGAGGGCAGCCGCATCTCCATCGTGGCCGATCCGGCGTGGCGGCCCACGCTGGGCCCGGACGACCACACGTTCCGGCTGGTCGACCTGCTGCTGCTGGCCTTCGACGGGCGCAAGGAACTGCTCGCCCCGCTGGGCGACTGACGATCTTTCCGGGCAACTCCGAGTGGCGGCGGCGGCACGCTCTGGTGCTTACGTACGGTCACCGCACGGCGTCTGCCATCATGGCCGGATGCTTGTGAGTGGCCGCATGCTCCGCAGTGTCGTCGCCGTCCTCGCCGTCGCCACCTTCGCGGGGTGCTCCTCGGACGACGACCCGAAACCCGACACCTCGAAGATCACGGCCGACACCATGCGGGCCGCGCTGCTCACACCGGCGGACATCGGCCCGACCTGGAAGACCCCGCCCGAGTCCCCGGCACCGGCCACGCTCGTCAGCATCTGCGGCGCCGACACCGCCGCAGCGGGCATACCGGGCAAACCCGCCGTGCTGACGGCGCCGGTCTCCGACGAGGGCACCGCCGGTGTACAGAGCCTCACCCAGTACGCATTGATCTACGACGACGCTGTCTCAGCCAGCACGGCGGTCGCTACTCTGCGTACGATCGCCGATGCCTGCCCGGCGAGCGTCCAGCGGCCCGCCAAGGAGGGCGACCGGGACGAACCGGCGTACACGGAAACCGCGAAGACCACGGAGCTGGAGCAGGCCGCCTGGGCCGGCTTCGCCACCACCCGCAACAAGCAGTACGACAAGGCCCACCCGGCCACCGCCGACATCGCCGTGGTCGCCCTGAGCCACGCCAATGTCGTCCTCGTCGACCAGTACGCCATCTACCGCCTGGGCAAGTCCGCCGTCAGCGCCAATCCGCAGTTCTCGCAGGACTGGCAGAAGCTGGTGGGCACGACGCTGAGCCGCGTCCCCTGAGCCGTTTGCGGCGGGGTGTTACCAATAGGCGCTGTGAGTTCGCATCGCGTTTCCGCTGTCGTCCTGTTCGCGGTGGGCTTCCTGGCCCTCGCAGCGTCGAAGGCTTTCCCGTTCCTTGACGACGTCCCCGGCGCCGTAGAGACCGGGATAGCCATCTTCGGCGCGGCGTGTCTGCTCGGCGGCGTGCGCCAGTGGTTCCACAAGACACCGGATGTGCCACAAGGGCGTGATCTGTAAGGGAACCGCCCCCGCACCGGGATGAAGTCCGGCACCGGGTCGAACGGAACCGCCGGACAGGCCGGCAGCAGGACCGGGGTCTGTCACCACCCGTTCACGGTGGTCGGCTCAACGGGCCTTGCCGCTGCTCAGCAGCGTGATGGACTTCTCGATGCGGCGGGCCCTCGTCTCGGCCGTCTTCGCGCCGGTGACCTGCAGGACGTGGTAGCTCTTGTTGCTGTACGACAGGGTGTCCCAGAACGCTTGCGCCGCCGGCGTCGCGGCCAGCGCCTCGGCCAGGTCGGCAGGCACTTCCACCTCGCGCGGCGCATCGTCCAGGACGACGTCGAGGTCCACCGCGTCCCCCGCGGCGATGCCCGCGCCCGCCCGGTGCTCGGCGCTGACTCCCAGCCAGTAGCTGCCGCGCATCTTCGCGATCGACGAACGCCACGAATGGCCGTTGACCGTCACCACGACTTTGGGACGACCACCACCGCCCAGCCCGGCGACCGCGTCGTCGCCGATCGGGAAGCCGGTGGTCGTCCCGCCGGTAGCCTGCAGCTCCGCACGAATTCTCATGCGGGTGAGAGTAACCCCAGGTCAGGGCACCGGGTCGAGATCCCGGCCGACCGGGCTGGTGGTGTCCGGCGCGGGTTCCTCCGGGATCCGGCCCATCCGGCCGGGCCACCACATCCAGCGGCCCACATCGAGGGTGAGCGCGGTGACCAGCACCGAGCGGACGACGAGCGTGTCGAGCAGGACGCCGAACGCCACCGCGAAGCCGATCTCGGCGAACGGCACCAGCGGCAGGGAGCCCAGCGCGGCGAACGTGCCGGCCAGCACCAGACCCGCGGAGGTGATGACGCCGCCGGTCGCGGCCAGCCCGATGAGGGCGCCACGGCGGGTGCCGTGCTGCTGCGACTCCTCGCGGACCCGGGTCATCAGGAAGATGTTGTAGTCGATGCCGAGCGCCACCAGGAAGACGAACACGTAGAGCGGGAACGACGTGTCCTCGCCGGCGAAGCCGAAGACATGCCGGAACACCAGTGCGCTGACGCCCAGCGCGGCGGCGAACGACAGGATCACCGTCGCGATCAGCAGCAGCGGGGCTACCACGGCGCGCAGCAGCAGCCCGAGGATCACCAGGACCACGAGCAGCACGAGCGGGATGATCAGACGGTTGTCGTGGTCGTTGGCGGTGTTGATGTCCAGCACCATGGCGGTCATGCCGCCGACCTGCGCCTCGCCGATCGGGTGCACCGCGGCGCGGACCCGTTTGACGGTGGCCGTGGCGGCGGGGCTGTCCGGTGCCGAGGAGAGCACCGCCTCGTACATGACGAGGTCGCCCCGCACGACCGGATCGCCGACCTCGCTGATGCCGGGGGTGCCGGCGATCGCCGCGCGCAGGGGCGCGGCGCTGGAGTTCTGACCGATCACGACGACCGGCTGGCCCTGACCGGCCGGGAAGTGCCGGGCCAGCGCCTGGTCACCGGCGACCGAGGCGGGTTCGTTGACGAACGAGTCGGCCTGGGACAGCCCGTTGGCGTTGAGTTGCAGCAGCCCGGCCGCCATCGCTGCGAGCACGACGACGGTGCTGAGCCAGACCACCCGCGGCCGGCGGCCGATGCGCTTGCCGAGCCGCGCCCAGATGCCGGTCACGGTGGGTTCCGCCGAGCCGTTGCGCGGGCGGGTGGGCCAGAAGATCCACCGTCCGGTGATCACCAGCAACGCCGGGAGCAGGGTGATCATCGCCAGCAGGCCGACCGTGATGCCGAGCGCGGCGACCGGGCCCAGCCCGCTGGTGGAGTTGAGGTCGGCGAGGATCAGGCAGGACATGCCGAGGGCGACCGTGGCGGCGCTGGCGATGATGGCCGGGCCGGCGCGGTGCAGGGCCAGCGCCATGGCCTCGTGCCGGTCCTCGTGCCGGCGCAGTTCCTCGCGGTAGCGCGCGACCAGCAGCAGGGCGTAGTCGGTGCCCGCGCCGAACACCAGCACGGTCAGGATGCCCGCGCTCTGCGCGTTGACCACCAGACCGGCATGCTTGGCGAGCAGATAGATGACCGACTGCGCGGTGGTGAGGGCGACGCCGGCCGAGATGATCGGCAGCAACCACAGCACCGGGCTGCGATAGGTGAACAGCAGGATGATCGTGACGACACCGAGGGTCGCATAGAGCAGGGTGCCGTCGATGCCCTCGAAGGCCTCTGCCGAGTCGGCCGCGGACGCCGCCGGTCCGGCCAGATGGATGGTCAGCCCCCCGGTGGACTCCCCGGTGATCGCCTCGACCCGGTCGACCACGTCGACGATCTTGTCCCAGCCGTCCTCGTCGATCTGGATCGGCACGATGACCCGGAGCGCCTGCTTGTCGGCGGACGGCACCGGACCGGCCACCTGACCGACGACGCCGGGGACCTGCTGCAGCCGCGAGACGTCGGCCGCGGCCTTCGCCTGGTCGGCTGCGGTCAGTCCGCCCCCGCGCTCGTACACGACGACCGCGGGCGCGATGTCGTCCGGGCCGAACCGGGACTGCAGATCGGCGACCTGGGTCGCCTCGGCGTTACCCGGCAGCCAGGTCGAGTTGTCGTTCTTCTCGACGCTGCTGAGCTTGCCGGCCAGCGGCCCCGCGACCGCGAGCACCACCACCCACAGGCCCAGTACCACCCACTTGGTCCAGCGTCCGCACACCAGCCATGCCATGACTCATTCCCCCCGGAACTTGGCCAGAACCTGGTCAGTGGGCGAGCCTAGGCCGCTTGTGTTGCTGTGAGCAGCCGTAATACGACAGCTCAGGGGTAATTCAGGGTCGTTGATCTCCACATTGGTCCGAACGGCCGAACCCCGGCAGCCGTACGGCGGGTTCAGTCGTCCAGCCAGCCGCAGTCGGAGCACACGTCGAACGTGCGGAACTGGGCGAGCCGGCGACCGGCGCAGACCGGGCAGACCACGCGATAGCGCTCAAGGTGCCGGTCACCCGCGCGGGCTGCGGCGACCACGGTGAAGCACAGCCGGCGCTGCCAGACGCCGTCGCCGGCGTCGACCGCCAGGACGCCGGCCCGGGTCCGCAGGTCGAGCCGGGCCAGCACCCGGGTGTCGGCCGCGGCGGAGGGCGGCACGAGCAGCAGCCCGGCCACCTCGGCGGGTTTGACGTCCGCCACACCGGACAGCATCGTGGCGTCGCGGCGCACGCCCTCGCGGCCCAGCGGGGTCAGCGGCAGATCGGTGCACCAGCCCGGCCGGGGTCCCGGATCGGACTGGCCGAGCCGGGTGCGGAACAGCGTCCACAGTCCCAGGTGCTCCGAGCCGACCAGCCCGATCTTGATGTCGGCGCCGCGGTCGTCGTTGAGCCCGACCACCTGAGGACCCCACGTGGTGGCCTGCTGGGCCGCCGTGACCGCGCCGCCCAGCCCCGGGTGCAGCACGTCGGCGACGACCTCGGTGAACCGCCAGAGCCCGCCGCGGGCGACCTCGCCGGCTATCTCGTCGCAGCGGGCGGCCGACCATTCGGAGACCCGGCGCTGCTGCGGCCGGTCCGGCAGCTGGAAGCGCCGGCGCGGCGGGGCGGGGTCGCGGGGCTCGAACCAGGTCGGTGGCTCAGATCGCATCGATACATGCTGTCACCGGTCCGCTACGACGGCCACCGGCCCCGGTGTCGGGCGCTGCCCGGAAAACCCGCGGTGAGCTGCAAGATCTGCGATACCGGGCGGCGCTCGGGTAACCCTTTCGGGTTACCGATCCGGGTTCGTACAGTTGCGCCATGGAGCCTGATCTGGGCGTGCTGTCGTCGGCCGAGCAGCATGCGTACCGGTTGCTCGTCCGGCTGGGCGGCGCCGCCGCCGAGCAGCTGGCCGCGCACGACGCGATGTCGCCCGGCGAGGCCGCCGCGGTGCTGGAGGAGTTGCGGGCCAAGGGGCTGGCCGGGCCCGGCCCGGTGTTCCAGCCACTGCCGCCGGATGTGGCGCTGGGTGACGTGCTGCTGCGCCGCCAGCAGGAGCTGGAGGACGCGCGGCAGACCGTGGCCGCGCTGAGCGAGGACTACCGCAACCACACCCGGCGGCGCAGCTCCGAACACCTGGTCGAGATCGTGGTCGGGGCCAAGGTGCTGCGCCAGCGGCTGCGCGAGATGCAGGACTCGGCGCAGCAGGAGATCCTCTGGTTCTGCCGGGCCAACCCGCTGGCGATGGCCGGGCCGGAGAACGCCGAGGAGGGATCGGCGCTCGACCGCGGGGTCAGCTATCGCGCGATCTACGAGCGGGAGCTGCTGGAACGCCCCGGTGAGCTGGACAGCATCCTGGAGTCGGTACGGCACGGCGAGCAGGCACGCACGCTGCCGTCGCTGCCGGTGCGGCTGGCGATCGCCGACCGGGCGCTGGCGATCTGCCCGCTGGTGCCGGACGAGTCGCGCGGGCTGGGCGAGCCGACCGCCGCGCTGATCCGCTCCAGCGAGCTGCTCGACGCGCTCGTGGCGCTGTTCGAGGCCTACTGGGAGCGGGCGACGCCGCTGGTGGCCGGGGCGGCCCGGGCGGAGTTGCAGCAGTCCGAGGTGTTGCTGCTGTCGCTGTTCGTCTCCGGCATGCCGGACAAGTCGATCGCCACCCACCTCGGGGTGAGCAAGCGAACCGTGCAGCGGCGGCTGGACCGCCTGATGGACCTGGCCGGTGTGGACACCCGCACCGGGCTGGCCTTCCAGGCGGCCCGCCGCAACTGGATCCAGCCCCGGCCGTAGGACCGCAGCACCGTCTGGGCCAGCGGGTGGCCGGCCGTGTCCTGGGCGGTTACCCGGCGGCCGCCGGAATGGATATGTCTCGGGCGGCTGCCTCAGTGGCGACCTGGCGTCAAGTGGACACGTCCTCGGGCCCGGCCAGCCCGGCCTTCTCGTCGCGGTCGGCCCACTCCAGCAACGGCGCGAGGTCGTGCTCGACGTCGTCGATCCCGGCGTGCAGATCGCCCAGGGCGGCGAACCGCGCGGGCACCGTCCGCAGGGTGAAGTCGTCCGGTTCCACGTCGTTCACCTCGTCCCAGCGGATCGGCGTGGAAACCGTGCCCCGCTGGTTCCCGCGTACGGAATAGGCGCCGGCGATCGTGTGGTCGCGGGCGTTCTGGTTGTAATCCACGAACAGCGCCCTCGGGTCCCGGTCGCGCCGCCACCAGGTCGTCGTGACGTCATCGGGGGCACGCCGCTCCACCTCCCGGGCGAACGCCAGCGCGGCCCGGCGCACGTCGGCGAAGCCGTGCTCGGGCCTGACCCGCACATAGACGTGCAACCCGCGACCGCCGGAGGTCTTGGGGAAACCGGCGATGCCGAGCTCG includes:
- a CDS encoding YdeI/OmpD-associated family protein, producing MRIRAELQATGGTTTGFPIGDDAVAGLGGGGRPKVVVTVNGHSWRSSIAKMRGSYWLGVSAEHRAGAGIAAGDAVDLDVVLDDAPREVEVPADLAEALAATPAAQAFWDTLSYSNKSYHVLQVTGAKTAETRARRIEKSITLLSSGKAR
- a CDS encoding glycoside hydrolase family 3 N-terminal domain-containing protein, which translates into the protein MWKNWRFAVAVAVTLPVVACSSTPRAAAPQPGAFTPTPIVVPSPSVSPSAADCVTRTVQGMSRAERAGQLLMVGTPVDKPRPLARTVSDLHLGGVFLAGRSTRPATDLRADIAVLTKAGAVPPLVALDQEGGSVQTLKGKDFPLLPSAQRLGAGSSGKLRDTVRDSARGLHDIGITLNLAPVADTVPADIGLANPPIGAFRRQYGSDPAQVSTALTTVVPAYQDAGVLTVLKHFPGLGRVRANTDVARDVTDARTSATDPYLEPFAAGIKAGSAAVMISSARYPRLDRDTIAAYSRPVITGLLRDKLGFTGMVVSDDLGAADAASIVPVGERAVKFVAAGGDLALTIRPQDAGPMAEALIDQAGKSADFDARVTDAARHVLAAKSRAGLLTCR
- a CDS encoding MMPL family transporter gives rise to the protein MAWLVCGRWTKWVVLGLWVVVLAVAGPLAGKLSSVEKNDNSTWLPGNAEATQVADLQSRFGPDDIAPAVVVYERGGGLTAADQAKAAADVSRLQQVPGVVGQVAGPVPSADKQALRVIVPIQIDEDGWDKIVDVVDRVEAITGESTGGLTIHLAGPAASAADSAEAFEGIDGTLLYATLGVVTIILLFTYRSPVLWLLPIISAGVALTTAQSVIYLLAKHAGLVVNAQSAGILTVLVFGAGTDYALLLVARYREELRRHEDRHEAMALALHRAGPAIIASAATVALGMSCLILADLNSTSGLGPVAALGITVGLLAMITLLPALLVITGRWIFWPTRPRNGSAEPTVTGIWARLGKRIGRRPRVVWLSTVVVLAAMAAGLLQLNANGLSQADSFVNEPASVAGDQALARHFPAGQGQPVVVIGQNSSAAPLRAAIAGTPGISEVGDPVVRGDLVMYEAVLSSAPDSPAATATVKRVRAAVHPIGEAQVGGMTAMVLDINTANDHDNRLIIPLVLLVVLVILGLLLRAVVAPLLLIATVILSFAAALGVSALVFRHVFGFAGEDTSFPLYVFVFLVALGIDYNIFLMTRVREESQQHGTRRGALIGLAATGGVITSAGLVLAGTFAALGSLPLVPFAEIGFAVAFGVLLDTLVVRSVLVTALTLDVGRWMWWPGRMGRIPEEPAPDTTSPVGRDLDPVP
- a CDS encoding heme peroxidase family protein, with the protein product MKRHQRENYYVVGEGILTTDGKNAVCERPSTEAALRKFRFSRIGPQGEPLDPGLLEKVATAMTAAPTGTPPVQPVADPPVPAAFTYLGQFVDHDLTLDNTAAALGDHVTVTELLQGRSPALDLDSLYGRGPDDRDDDRFYAPDKVKLRVGQTAAIPIDPATNVNLNGFDLPRVTQGSTKAERQRALVPDARNDENLIVAQTHLAFIRFHNAVADRLADQGVPSRLLFRRAKELVVRHYQWLLKTDFLPRVVDPAIVEDVFTNGRTFFETPATGPNGGPVHRIKAGDRPTMPIEFSVAAYRLGHSMVRAGYDWNKLFARGAGTLPLLFTFSGTSGNFNPAAPDPSDPETGLFERLPTNWAVDWRRMADFGEAGRTDLAGPNGVNNAQRIDTLLVNPLSLLPKGTFGGVGTTPPDIQRNLAFRNLTRAGMVNLASGQQMADFMGLAPLTRDQILTGNGGAALDPLTDEEKDTFAARTPLWFYILREAELNGGRLTGVGGRIVAEVFHRAMEGSRISIVADPAWRPTLGPDDHTFRLVDLLLLAFDGRKELLAPLGD
- a CDS encoding GGDEF domain-containing protein — encoded protein: MSGTSLAETPQSPIRAAAVQVGALLEQAEEARLRGDYRAGTELARQAAALAASAGDPRAQAEALRSLGNQLIRLGDQEAAVTACREAVAVLETAGDIAAICEVLTVQAMPLNGLGMHEEALEALGRAHDLAQQLGDRDLLYWVHNRIGVVHGSMGNRNRSTEYLMKALTMAEGMDDEARFCILNNLGDNAVYQVPQLRAAGAEEAAGAALREALGYVDEALRLARAAKHPFRESICLDNYGMLRALDDDFDTADRMIEDSRAIAAIHGYRSLESGALQHQAQVRLMRGECAKAIEGLLAALDRAVEAGETPMAMEIHHELSQAYEMVGDFAAALRHYKTYHELERTAHNDVAAARARMAVHQFELDNARLEAELARVRSAELEAATLSWQRQASEDPLTGLPNRRHAEQRLPEMLGTGGPLCVAIGDVDLFKGVNDRFGHFVGDEVLRQIAAVLRDNVRDNDLVARLGGEEFIVGLDGVDAADARARCEVLRAQVAAYPWESLQPGLRVTISFGLAVVPGEGDLAAGLVLADQRLYEAKRAGRNRVQG
- a CDS encoding helix-turn-helix domain-containing protein gives rise to the protein MEPDLGVLSSAEQHAYRLLVRLGGAAAEQLAAHDAMSPGEAAAVLEELRAKGLAGPGPVFQPLPPDVALGDVLLRRQQELEDARQTVAALSEDYRNHTRRRSSEHLVEIVVGAKVLRQRLREMQDSAQQEILWFCRANPLAMAGPENAEEGSALDRGVSYRAIYERELLERPGELDSILESVRHGEQARTLPSLPVRLAIADRALAICPLVPDESRGLGEPTAALIRSSELLDALVALFEAYWERATPLVAGAARAELQQSEVLLLSLFVSGMPDKSIATHLGVSKRTVQRRLDRLMDLAGVDTRTGLAFQAARRNWIQPRP